A genomic window from Melanotaenia boesemani isolate fMelBoe1 chromosome 15, fMelBoe1.pri, whole genome shotgun sequence includes:
- the LOC121654127 gene encoding core histone macro-H2A.1 isoform X4 encodes MSSRGGKKKSTKTSRSTKAGVIFPVGRMLRYIKRGLPKYRIGVGAPVYLAAVLEYLTAEILELAGNAARDNKKGRVTPRHILLAIANDEELNQLLKGVTIAAGGVLPNIHPELLAKKRGAKGKLETPVSPAPEKKPKPVKKTAAKKLSGKRGGRKAKRQGDVSKAASADSTTEGSPADSFTVLSTKSLFLGQKAQLWRKREERSSLKLCKS; translated from the exons ATGTCCAGCCGAGGAGGAAAGAAGAAGTCAACCAAGACATCTCGGTCTACCAAGGCCGGGGTCATCTTCCCTGTGGGGCGCATGCTGCGTTACATCAAGAGGGGATTGCCCAAATATCGCATCGGCGTGGGGGCACCAGTTTACCTGGCGGCTGTCCTTGAGTACCTGACTG CTGAAATCCTGGAGTTGGCAGGTAATGCCGCTAGAGACAATAAAAAGGGTCGTGTAACGCCAAGACACATCCTCCTGGCCATTGCCAATGATGAAGAGTTAAACCAG TTGCTGAAAGGTGTGACCATTGCAGCAGGTGGAGTCCTGCCCAACATCCACCCAGAGCTCCTGGCTAAGAAGAGAGGAGCTAAGGGCAAACTGGAGACACCCGTCTCACCTGCCCCAGAGAAGAAACCCAAACCGGTGAAGAAAACAGCAGCTAAGAAACTGAGTGGGAAAAGGGGAGGAAGGAAGGCTAAG AGACAGGGTGATGTGAGCAAGGCAGCATCAGCAGACAGCACCACAGAGGGATCTCCAGCTGACAGCTTCACCGTGCTCTCCACCAAGAGCCTCTTCCTGGGTCAGAAG